DNA from Nitrospina gracilis Nb-211:
TTCATGATTTCCGGCATGTCGCGGATGGGATGAATGTCCCGGTACACGAAGCATTCCACTACCACCACGTACACCACCGTCACCGCCGCCGCTTCCGTCACCGTGAAAATGCCGCCATAGATGCCGTACAGCACGAGGAAGGGCAGGGGGATTTCCCACGCCGCCTCGCGCACCGCGCTTTTCGTCTCCTGCCAGTTGAAGGGCGTTCTCTCAATTCCAAACCGTTTGCTTTGCGCCATGCTGTACATGGCGAGGATGACGATCATAATGATCCCCGGCACCACCCCCGCCAGGAACAACTGATCGACGTTCACCTTCGCCACCAGGCCATACAGGATGAGCGGCAGAGACGGCGGGAACAGCAGGCCCAGGCTTCCCGACGAGGTCATCAAGCCGAGCGAAAAGTTTTTGCCGTACATTTCTTTCAGCATGAGCGGGTACAACAGACCACCCAGTGCGATGATGGTCACCCCCGACGCGCCGGTGAACGCAGTGAAAAACGCGCACGCCACCAGCACCACCCAGGGCAGTCCCCCGGGCACGCTCCCCAGCAGGGCCTGCGTGAGCCGTGTCAGTCTTTGCGGTGTCTTGCTTTCCGCCAGGATGAATCCGGCGAACGTGAACAGCGGGATGGCGAGCAGGGTGGGCGCGCTGGCCACGCGGTAGAGTTCGATGAACACCGCGGCCGAATCGATCTCTGCGAAATGAAACGACAGCAGGGCGGCGAGGCCGATCACCGCGTAGAGCGGCGTCCCCAGCAGGGTCAATAGCAGGATGACGGCGACGATCAGAAGGGTCATTCGGCAGGCATCCGGAAATTGGCGATTTCACTCGTCACGCGTAAAATCAAACGAAGCGCGATGAG
Protein-coding regions in this window:
- a CDS encoding TRAP transporter large permease, whose protein sequence is MTLLIVAVILLLTLLGTPLYAVIGLAALLSFHFAEIDSAAVFIELYRVASAPTLLAIPLFTFAGFILAESKTPQRLTRLTQALLGSVPGGLPWVVLVACAFFTAFTGASGVTIIALGGLLYPLMLKEMYGKNFSLGLMTSSGSLGLLFPPSLPLILYGLVAKVNVDQLFLAGVVPGIIMIVILAMYSMAQSKRFGIERTPFNWQETKSAVREAAWEIPLPFLVLYGIYGGIFTVTEAAAVTVVYVVVVECFVYRDIHPIRDMPEIMKKSMVLVGAILIILGTAMGFTSYLVDEQVPMQLLGFMKDYIDDQLTFLIMLNLFLLVVGCMMDIFSAIIVVVPLIVPIAQNFGVDMVHLGVIFLVNLEIGYSTPPVGLNLFIASSRFEEPVVRLYKATLPFLGLRLMGLMAVTYFPLLSLFLPNLFGS